The Phycisphaeraceae bacterium genome has a segment encoding these proteins:
- the dxr gene encoding 1-deoxy-D-xylulose-5-phosphate reductoisomerase — MARATRVIVLGSTGSIGRQTLEVVSSLNRLAFEDRFPRRVEIVGLAAGNDLNLLAEQAAAHGVGDVAIARDDDQAKDRLDPFRARHGADAAERLVREVDCDIVVSAIVGFAGLRATLAAVEKGAHVALANKETLVAAGSVVTDAARRSGARLLPVDSEHSGVWQCLMGVPFDTPPASGRGQGEGLVPPCALPEAVSRVTLTASGGALRDWPLEKLELATAKDALAHPTWAMGPKVTIDCASLMNKAFELIEAHWLFGLRSDRLGAILHPQSIVHAMVETADGSVLAQMGSPDMRTPIQIALTWPDRAPVAHTPLDLAKLSTLEFRPIDERRYPAYALAREVMDAPEDKGTLGAIMNAANEEAVAAFMDGKIPFGAIVRLVRQAMDSVGARPARTLDDVLAADASARMFVRKAMG; from the coding sequence ATGGCCCGTGCGACACGCGTGATTGTGTTGGGTTCGACCGGCTCCATCGGGCGTCAGACGCTCGAAGTGGTGTCGTCGCTCAACCGGCTCGCCTTCGAGGATCGCTTCCCCCGGCGCGTCGAGATCGTCGGCCTCGCCGCCGGCAACGACCTGAACCTGCTCGCCGAGCAGGCCGCGGCCCACGGGGTGGGCGATGTCGCCATCGCGCGCGACGACGATCAGGCGAAGGACCGGCTCGACCCCTTCCGCGCCCGCCACGGCGCCGACGCCGCCGAACGCCTCGTGCGCGAGGTCGACTGCGACATCGTCGTCTCGGCGATCGTCGGCTTCGCCGGGCTGCGCGCGACGCTCGCCGCCGTCGAGAAGGGCGCGCATGTCGCGCTGGCCAACAAAGAGACGCTCGTCGCCGCCGGCAGCGTGGTCACCGACGCGGCCCGACGCTCGGGCGCGCGGCTGCTCCCGGTCGACAGCGAGCACTCCGGCGTGTGGCAGTGCCTGATGGGCGTGCCTTTCGACACCCCTCCCGCGAGCGGGAGGGGGCAGGGGGAGGGCCTCGTCCCACCCTGCGCGCTGCCCGAGGCCGTGTCGCGCGTCACGCTCACCGCGTCGGGCGGCGCGCTGCGCGACTGGCCCCTCGAGAAACTCGAGCTCGCGACGGCGAAGGACGCGCTCGCGCACCCCACCTGGGCCATGGGGCCCAAGGTCACCATCGACTGCGCCTCGCTCATGAACAAGGCGTTCGAACTCATCGAGGCGCACTGGCTCTTCGGGCTGCGCTCCGACCGGCTGGGCGCGATCCTGCACCCTCAGTCGATCGTGCACGCGATGGTGGAGACCGCCGACGGCTCGGTGCTGGCGCAGATGGGCTCGCCCGACATGCGCACGCCCATCCAGATCGCGCTGACCTGGCCCGACCGCGCGCCCGTCGCGCACACGCCCCTCGACCTGGCGAAACTCTCGACGCTGGAGTTCCGCCCCATCGACGAGCGCCGCTACCCGGCCTACGCCCTCGCGCGCGAGGTCATGGACGCCCCCGAGGACAAGGGCACGCTGGGCGCGATCATGAACGCCGCTAACGAAGAGGCCGTCGCGGCGTTCATGGACGGGAAGATCCCCTTTGGCGCGATCGTCCGGCTGGTGCGCCAGGCGATGGACTCGGTCGGCGCCCGCCCGGCGCGCACCCTCGACGATGTGCTCGCCGCCGACGCGTCGGCGCGCATGTTCGTGCGCAAGGCGATGGGGT